The following proteins come from a genomic window of Lycium ferocissimum isolate CSIRO_LF1 chromosome 4, AGI_CSIRO_Lferr_CH_V1, whole genome shotgun sequence:
- the LOC132052568 gene encoding aluminum-activated malate transporter 4-like isoform X2 yields MAGANFQETSKEGLLSKNSEYGLDASFYIEHEGFWRRLRSRINELSCNVKQGSIKAIEMGRKDPRKVIFAAKMGSTLSLVSVLIFFKEPLSYIGTYSIWAILTVVVVFEFSIGATLNKGFNRALGTLSAAGLALGIAELSVMAGKYQEVVIVISIFIAAVSRLLLIGVGAGVCMLINVGLFPIWAGEDLHKLVVKNFKGVATSLEGCVNGYLQCLEYDRIPSKILLYQASDDPVYSGYRAAMESTSQEDSLLGFAVWEPPHGRYKMFNYPWAEYVKVSGALRHCAFMVMAMHSCILSEIQAASDLRQVFCKEIQRVGIEGAKVIRRLGNKVEKMEKLSPGDLLDEVHEAAEDLQLLIDQKSYLLVRVENWESAKQTKQFEDPEHLQELKDNEPKRMAISSLSEANLNLRSAHTLKHLGTHNPNLSMNISAAQLCSSGNVFNQMAWPSRLSILGDVIINEREVRTFESACTLSLATFTSLLIEFVARLQNLVNAFEVLSEKAKFKEPVDAAGADEAANF; encoded by the exons ATGGCGGGGGCCAACTTTCAAGAAACGAGCAAAGAAGGATTGCTGTCCAAAAATTCAGAGTATGGATTGGATGCTTCATTTTACATCGAACATGAAGGATTTTGGCGTCGTTTACGCAGTCGGATTAATGAATTATCATGTAACGTTAAACAAGGTTCAATCAAGGCAATTGAGATGGGTCGTAAGGATCCTCGAAAAGTCATTTTCGCTGCTAAAATGGGTTCAACTCTTTCCCTTGTTTCGGTTCTCATTTTCTTTAAAGAACCCTTATCTTATATTGGTACATATTCCATTTGGGCCATCCTCACCGTTGTCGTGGTGTTTGAGTTCAGCATAG GTGCGACACTTAACAAAGGATTCAACAGGGCTTTGGGGACATTATCTGCTGCAGGACTAGCTCTGGGCATTGCTGAACTATCTGTTATGGCTGGAAAATATCAGGAGGTTGTGATAGTGATCAGCATTTTTATTGCAG CTGTTTCCCGATTGTTGCTAATTGGGGTTGGTGCTGGTGTCTGTATGCTTATAAACGTCGGCCTATTCCCCATTTGGGCTGGTGAAGATTTGCACAAATTGGTTGTTAAGAATTTTAAGGGTGTTGCTACTTCTTTGGAAG GTTGTGTCAATGGGTATTTGCAATGTCTTGAATATGATAGGATACCATCGAAAATTCTTCTTTACCAGGCCTCTGATGATCCTGTGTATAGCGGATACAGGGCTGCTATGGAGTCCACAAGCCAAGAGGATTCTCTG CTAGGTTTTGCTGTATGGGAACCCCCTCATGGCCGATACAAGATGTTCAATTATCCGTGGGCTGAATATGTTAAAGTCAGTGGTGCATTGAGGCATTGCGCATTCATGGTCATGGCTATGCATAGCTGTATTCTTTCAGAAATACAg GCAGCATCTGATTTGAGGCAGGTCTTTTGCAAGGAGATCCAGAGAGTTGGGATTGAAGGAGCTAAAGTGATACGGCGTCTTGGAAACAAAGTAGAAAAGATGGAGAAACTTAGCCCTGGGGACCTTCTTGATGAAGTTCATGAGGCTGCTgaagatctacaacttttgaTTGACCAAAAATCTTATCTTTTGGTTCGCGTGGAGAACTGGGAAAGTGCAAAACAAACTAAGCAGTTTGAAGATCCTGAACATCTTCAGGAACTGAAGGACAACGAACCCAAACGCATGGCAATAAGCTCCCTCAGTGAAGCAAATCTGAATCTAAGGTCTGCTCACACATTGAAACATCTGGGTACTCATAATCCAAATCTAAGTATGAATATTTCTGCTGCACAATTGTGTTCCTCTGGTAATGTGTTCAATCAGATGGCGTGGCCTTCACGGCTTTCAATTCTTGGAGATGTGATTATAAATGAACGTGAAGTGCGTACATTTGAAAGTGCATGTACATTGTCCTTGGCAACTTTTACTTCCTTGTTAATTGAGTTCGTCGCgagacttcaaaatcttgtaaATGCATTTGAAGTGCTTAGTGAGAAGGCAAAATTTAAGGAACCCGTAGATGCAGCTGGTGCAGATGAGGCGGCTAATTTCTAG
- the LOC132052568 gene encoding aluminum-activated malate transporter 4-like isoform X1 — MAGANFQETSKEGLLSKNSEYGLDASFYIEHEGFWRRLRSRINELSCNVKQGSIKAIEMGRKDPRKVIFAAKMGSTLSLVSVLIFFKEPLSYIGTYSIWAILTVVVVFEFSIGATLNKGFNRALGTLSAAGLALGIAELSVMAGKYQEVVIVISIFIAGFLATYLKLYPAMKQYEYGFRVFLLTYCIVLVSGTSHFFHAAVSRLLLIGVGAGVCMLINVGLFPIWAGEDLHKLVVKNFKGVATSLEGCVNGYLQCLEYDRIPSKILLYQASDDPVYSGYRAAMESTSQEDSLLGFAVWEPPHGRYKMFNYPWAEYVKVSGALRHCAFMVMAMHSCILSEIQAASDLRQVFCKEIQRVGIEGAKVIRRLGNKVEKMEKLSPGDLLDEVHEAAEDLQLLIDQKSYLLVRVENWESAKQTKQFEDPEHLQELKDNEPKRMAISSLSEANLNLRSAHTLKHLGTHNPNLSMNISAAQLCSSGNVFNQMAWPSRLSILGDVIINEREVRTFESACTLSLATFTSLLIEFVARLQNLVNAFEVLSEKAKFKEPVDAAGADEAANF; from the exons ATGGCGGGGGCCAACTTTCAAGAAACGAGCAAAGAAGGATTGCTGTCCAAAAATTCAGAGTATGGATTGGATGCTTCATTTTACATCGAACATGAAGGATTTTGGCGTCGTTTACGCAGTCGGATTAATGAATTATCATGTAACGTTAAACAAGGTTCAATCAAGGCAATTGAGATGGGTCGTAAGGATCCTCGAAAAGTCATTTTCGCTGCTAAAATGGGTTCAACTCTTTCCCTTGTTTCGGTTCTCATTTTCTTTAAAGAACCCTTATCTTATATTGGTACATATTCCATTTGGGCCATCCTCACCGTTGTCGTGGTGTTTGAGTTCAGCATAG GTGCGACACTTAACAAAGGATTCAACAGGGCTTTGGGGACATTATCTGCTGCAGGACTAGCTCTGGGCATTGCTGAACTATCTGTTATGGCTGGAAAATATCAGGAGGTTGTGATAGTGATCAGCATTTTTATTGCAG GATTTCTTGCAACTTATTTGAAATTGTATCCTGCAATGAAGCAATATGAATATGGATTTCGGGTGTTCTTGTTGACATATTGCATTGTGCTGGTATCGGGAACTTCACATTTTTTTCATGCAGCTGTTTCCCGATTGTTGCTAATTGGGGTTGGTGCTGGTGTCTGTATGCTTATAAACGTCGGCCTATTCCCCATTTGGGCTGGTGAAGATTTGCACAAATTGGTTGTTAAGAATTTTAAGGGTGTTGCTACTTCTTTGGAAG GTTGTGTCAATGGGTATTTGCAATGTCTTGAATATGATAGGATACCATCGAAAATTCTTCTTTACCAGGCCTCTGATGATCCTGTGTATAGCGGATACAGGGCTGCTATGGAGTCCACAAGCCAAGAGGATTCTCTG CTAGGTTTTGCTGTATGGGAACCCCCTCATGGCCGATACAAGATGTTCAATTATCCGTGGGCTGAATATGTTAAAGTCAGTGGTGCATTGAGGCATTGCGCATTCATGGTCATGGCTATGCATAGCTGTATTCTTTCAGAAATACAg GCAGCATCTGATTTGAGGCAGGTCTTTTGCAAGGAGATCCAGAGAGTTGGGATTGAAGGAGCTAAAGTGATACGGCGTCTTGGAAACAAAGTAGAAAAGATGGAGAAACTTAGCCCTGGGGACCTTCTTGATGAAGTTCATGAGGCTGCTgaagatctacaacttttgaTTGACCAAAAATCTTATCTTTTGGTTCGCGTGGAGAACTGGGAAAGTGCAAAACAAACTAAGCAGTTTGAAGATCCTGAACATCTTCAGGAACTGAAGGACAACGAACCCAAACGCATGGCAATAAGCTCCCTCAGTGAAGCAAATCTGAATCTAAGGTCTGCTCACACATTGAAACATCTGGGTACTCATAATCCAAATCTAAGTATGAATATTTCTGCTGCACAATTGTGTTCCTCTGGTAATGTGTTCAATCAGATGGCGTGGCCTTCACGGCTTTCAATTCTTGGAGATGTGATTATAAATGAACGTGAAGTGCGTACATTTGAAAGTGCATGTACATTGTCCTTGGCAACTTTTACTTCCTTGTTAATTGAGTTCGTCGCgagacttcaaaatcttgtaaATGCATTTGAAGTGCTTAGTGAGAAGGCAAAATTTAAGGAACCCGTAGATGCAGCTGGTGCAGATGAGGCGGCTAATTTCTAG
- the LOC132052569 gene encoding uncharacterized protein LOC132052569 isoform X2: MCTCVFPGMASAAAVPPYPTSSLSPHNTSHFTYFLPSLQLQAKRSNFNQLKTCPLSHFSTNCSSSSQGSIADDNFFQENKELNDKNQESKGFWKKWKENSAEMSAKLAKLGLAAVLAYGVFDGVTYTSFFVLAFLTYGKTTGNNPAANLQALLGPGAHSIQP, encoded by the exons ATGTGCACTTGTGTCTTTCCAGGAATGGCAAGTGCTGCTGCTGTTCCTCCATACCCAACTAGCTCACTTTCTCCTCACAACACTTCACACTTCACTTATTTCCTTCCATCACTACAACTTCAAGCTAAAAGAAGCAATTTCAACCAGCTCAAGACTTGTCCTTTATCGCATTTCTCAACCAATTGTTCATCCTCAAGTCAGGGATCTATTGCAGATGATAACTTTTtccaagaaaacaaagaattAAAT GATAAGAACCAAGAGAGCAAAGGGTTTTGGAAGAAATGGAAG GAAAACTCAGCGGAAATGAGTGCAAAGCTAGCAAAATTGGGGCTTGCGGCTGTTCTAGCTTATGGTGTTTTTGATGGAGTCACATACACTAGTTTCTTTGTGCTTGCATTCTTGACCTATGGGAAGACTACTGGGAATAATCCTGCTGCAAATCTCCAAGCTTTGTTGGGG cccggtgcacacAGCATCCAGCCTTAg
- the LOC132052569 gene encoding uncharacterized protein LOC132052569 isoform X1, translated as MCTCVFPGMASAAAVPPYPTSSLSPHNTSHFTYFLPSLQLQAKRSNFNQLKTCPLSHFSTNCSSSSQGSIADDNFFQENKELNDKNQESKGFWKKWKENSAEMSAKLAKLGLAAVLAYGVFDGVTYTSFFVLAFLTYGKTTGNNPAANLQALLGIIIAMWTGNNVTRPFRVAGAAALAPAIDKGLKRIQKYLNFPRLVYAFALVVAIVAGTCFTIIGLLILSRWGK; from the exons ATGTGCACTTGTGTCTTTCCAGGAATGGCAAGTGCTGCTGCTGTTCCTCCATACCCAACTAGCTCACTTTCTCCTCACAACACTTCACACTTCACTTATTTCCTTCCATCACTACAACTTCAAGCTAAAAGAAGCAATTTCAACCAGCTCAAGACTTGTCCTTTATCGCATTTCTCAACCAATTGTTCATCCTCAAGTCAGGGATCTATTGCAGATGATAACTTTTtccaagaaaacaaagaattAAAT GATAAGAACCAAGAGAGCAAAGGGTTTTGGAAGAAATGGAAG GAAAACTCAGCGGAAATGAGTGCAAAGCTAGCAAAATTGGGGCTTGCGGCTGTTCTAGCTTATGGTGTTTTTGATGGAGTCACATACACTAGTTTCTTTGTGCTTGCATTCTTGACCTATGGGAAGACTACTGGGAATAATCCTGCTGCAAATCTCCAAGCTTTGTTGGGG ATTATAATCGCGATGTGGACGGGAAATAATGTGACAAGGCCGTTTAGGGTTGCGGGAGCAGCTGCTTTGGCACCTGCCATTGACAAGGGACTAAAGAGAATACAGAAATACTTAAACTTTCCACGTCTTGTATATGCTTTTGCTTTAGTAGTGGCTATAGTTGCCGGGACATGTTTCACCATTATTGGTTTACTCATCCTTTCAAGATGgggaaaatga